A stretch of Desulfurivibrio alkaliphilus AHT 2 DNA encodes these proteins:
- a CDS encoding TrkH family potassium uptake protein, with product MHTGGVLNILGKLLLLISLFLLTPIPVSAYYDDGLMDIFLLCAAIGAGAGAALILLFKPIKELSLRDGFAVVTVCWLGMALLGSLPYQLSAQVPSFIDALFESMSGFTTTGSTILTDIEALAPSLLFWRATTQWLGGMGIIVLSLAILPLLGIGGMQLFQAEMTGPTKDRLTPRIQDTARILWTVYLLFTILLIALLLLGGLSFYDAVTQAFCTISTAGFSPYNDSVGHFNSLYVEVVVIIFMFIGGINFAMHHHVLRGRLSTYWHSEEFRLFLGLAVGATLLITFFNYHFNLYENLAGSLRYASFQTVSILTTSGFGTADFTLWPSSSQLILVGLMLVGGMAGSTAGSIKTVRFLLFFKYVRLQLRSLIHPQTVSIIKLGGHRVPREVMTAVLGFFALYFMIFLIATLVVTALGVDLVTGTTAVIATLNNIGPGLHLVGPAHGFAELPALAKVVLTFCMLAGRLELYTVIVLLTPAFWRTARRPEIRLFSRKQAAGTGS from the coding sequence ATGCATACCGGTGGCGTATTAAATATTTTAGGGAAGTTGCTGCTGCTGATCTCCCTGTTTCTGCTGACCCCCATTCCGGTCAGCGCCTACTACGACGACGGGCTGATGGATATTTTTCTGCTCTGCGCCGCCATCGGGGCCGGGGCCGGGGCGGCGCTGATCCTGCTGTTCAAGCCCATCAAGGAACTGAGCCTGCGTGATGGTTTCGCGGTGGTTACCGTCTGCTGGCTGGGCATGGCCCTGCTGGGCTCGCTGCCCTACCAGCTTTCCGCCCAAGTGCCATCGTTCATCGACGCCCTGTTCGAGTCCATGAGCGGCTTTACCACCACCGGCTCCACCATCCTCACCGACATCGAGGCCCTGGCCCCCAGCCTGCTCTTCTGGCGGGCCACCACCCAGTGGCTGGGGGGGATGGGGATCATCGTCCTCTCGCTGGCCATCCTGCCGCTGCTGGGAATCGGCGGTATGCAGCTTTTTCAGGCCGAGATGACCGGCCCCACCAAGGATCGGCTGACCCCCCGCATCCAGGATACGGCCCGGATTTTGTGGACCGTCTACCTGCTGTTCACCATCCTGCTCATCGCCCTGCTGCTCTTGGGTGGCCTGAGCTTTTACGACGCCGTCACCCAGGCCTTCTGCACCATCTCCACCGCCGGTTTTTCGCCCTATAACGACAGTGTGGGCCATTTCAACTCCCTCTACGTGGAGGTGGTGGTGATCATCTTCATGTTCATCGGCGGCATCAACTTCGCCATGCACCACCACGTGCTACGGGGGCGGCTGAGCACCTACTGGCACAGCGAGGAATTCCGGCTGTTCCTGGGGCTGGCGGTGGGCGCCACCCTGCTGATTACCTTTTTCAACTACCACTTCAATCTTTACGAAAATCTGGCCGGCTCCTTGCGCTACGCCTCCTTTCAGACTGTCTCCATCCTCACCACCTCGGGTTTCGGCACCGCCGATTTCACCCTCTGGCCCTCCTCTTCGCAGTTGATCCTGGTGGGGTTGATGCTGGTGGGGGGCATGGCCGGCTCCACTGCCGGCAGTATCAAGACCGTGCGTTTTTTGCTTTTTTTCAAGTATGTCCGGCTGCAGTTGCGCAGCCTGATCCACCCCCAGACGGTGAGCATCATCAAGCTGGGCGGGCACCGGGTGCCCCGGGAGGTAATGACCGCGGTGCTGGGGTTTTTCGCCCTTTACTTCATGATCTTTTTGATTGCCACCCTGGTGGTCACCGCCCTGGGGGTGGACCTGGTCACCGGCACCACGGCGGTGATCGCCACCCTGAACAATATCGGCCCGGGGCTGCATTTGGTGGGTCCGGCCCACGGCTTTGCCGAGCTGCCGGCCCTGGCCAAGGTGGTCCTCACCTTCTGCATGCTGGCCGGCCGCCTGGAGCTCTACACGGTGATCGTCCTGCTGACCCCCGCCTTCTGGCGCACCGCCCGCCGCCCGGAAATACGCCTTTTCAGCCGTAAACAAGCGGCGGGAACGGGAAGTTGA
- the trkA gene encoding Trk system potassium transporter TrkA yields the protein MRIMIVGAGMVGRHLCEKLSGEGQEVVLVDSDEKKLRRLERELNVMPVHGSGASPKVLEKAGIEQTELFIAVTDSDEINLIACIISRQYKVKTRIARVRNKDFYAHGTSGVERTLGIDLVISPDLAMSEEILRLTTLSQAVEVAEFGHGQVDLLGYVAKEEHPCVGSSLADLRDLQDLYHFLVVAITRGEKTIIPRGHDQVEPGDKLYIVARRPDVPAVEHLLFASTSRLPRKVFVIGGGPIGAMVARQMEQLNVDISLLEQNPEVCETLAEELEDTVVLNSDGLEANDLLEEDIDQVDLVIAVTNSDTTNILSSLLAKHHGAKKCITLISNPGFMPMLGKLGIDVPLSPRLVAANMILRYVRHGGGRIVSVASLLGGEAELVEMKVPDQDQFVDLPLKHLTFPHGSIVGAIIRGHQTIIPTGDTLLAPDDNLIIFFTSDAEQGVESLFDK from the coding sequence ATGCGGATCATGATTGTCGGGGCCGGCATGGTCGGCCGCCATCTGTGCGAGAAACTTTCCGGCGAAGGCCAGGAAGTGGTGCTGGTGGACAGCGATGAAAAAAAACTGCGCCGGCTGGAACGCGAACTTAATGTCATGCCGGTGCACGGCAGCGGCGCCTCCCCCAAGGTGCTGGAAAAGGCCGGCATCGAGCAGACCGAGTTGTTCATCGCGGTCACCGACAGCGATGAGATCAACCTGATCGCCTGCATCATCTCCCGCCAGTACAAGGTCAAGACCCGGATTGCCCGGGTGCGCAACAAGGACTTTTACGCCCACGGCACCTCCGGGGTGGAAAGGACCCTGGGGATCGACCTGGTTATCAGCCCGGACCTGGCCATGAGCGAGGAGATCCTGCGGCTCACCACCTTAAGCCAGGCGGTGGAGGTGGCGGAATTCGGCCACGGCCAGGTGGACCTGCTGGGCTACGTGGCCAAGGAGGAACACCCCTGCGTGGGCTCATCCCTGGCCGACCTGCGCGACCTGCAGGACCTGTACCACTTCCTGGTGGTCGCCATCACCCGGGGGGAAAAAACCATCATCCCCCGGGGCCACGACCAGGTGGAGCCCGGCGACAAGCTGTATATTGTCGCCCGTCGCCCCGATGTACCGGCGGTGGAACACCTGCTCTTTGCCAGCACCAGCCGCCTGCCCCGCAAGGTGTTCGTCATCGGCGGCGGCCCCATCGGGGCCATGGTGGCCCGCCAGATGGAGCAACTCAACGTCGATATCAGCCTGCTGGAACAGAATCCCGAGGTCTGCGAAACCCTGGCCGAAGAGCTGGAGGACACGGTGGTGCTCAACAGCGACGGCCTGGAGGCCAACGACCTGCTGGAAGAAGATATCGACCAAGTGGATCTGGTAATCGCGGTAACCAACAGCGACACCACCAATATTCTCTCCAGCCTGCTGGCCAAGCACCACGGGGCTAAGAAATGCATCACCCTGATCAGTAACCCCGGTTTCATGCCCATGCTGGGCAAGCTGGGCATCGATGTGCCGCTTAGCCCCCGCCTGGTGGCGGCCAACATGATCCTGCGCTACGTCCGCCACGGCGGTGGCCGGATCGTCAGCGTGGCCAGCCTGCTGGGCGGCGAGGCCGAGTTAGTGGAGATGAAGGTACCGGACCAAGATCAGTTTGTCGACCTGCCGCTCAAGCACCTCACTTTTCCCCACGGATCCATCGTCGGGGCCATTATCCGGGGGCATCAGACCATTATTCCCACTGGCGACACCCTGCTGGCCCCGGACGACAACCTGATCATCTTTTTCACCAGCGACGCCGAGCAGGGCGTGGAATCCCTTTTCGATAAATAA
- a CDS encoding class I SAM-dependent methyltransferase, with protein MRAPAREPARLPQGGVPRDRLRYRDLDWNAMWREERRHKSRPRRNRGEWDRRAADFASRNLDSPYTDQFLARFHWQPHWTVLDAGCGPGTLALPLARRVHRVTAVDYAAAMLAELSKEQQRQGLNNIRPVQAAWEDDWEKLAIEAHDVVIASRSLAVDDLEGALKKMDRFSKCLAIIGDRVGAGPFDPELFAALGRPFDPGPDYIYTLNILYRLGIHAKVDFIILDHERIYPDRQRAIDSLLWMIPAEEPLSPEEQHRLEEYADARLHPKPDGRLALRRDTPSQWALIHWEKNQASAHGRGPRSPVQQPKISTDSPIKSGGTRCGS; from the coding sequence ATGCGTGCTCCAGCACGTGAGCCGGCCCGCTTGCCGCAAGGTGGGGTGCCCCGTGATCGCTTACGCTACCGCGATCTTGACTGGAACGCCATGTGGCGGGAAGAGCGGCGCCACAAGAGCCGACCCCGCCGCAACCGGGGAGAGTGGGACCGGCGGGCGGCCGACTTTGCCAGCCGCAACCTGGACTCCCCCTACACCGACCAGTTCCTCGCCAGGTTCCACTGGCAACCGCACTGGACCGTGCTGGATGCCGGCTGCGGCCCCGGCACCCTGGCTCTGCCTTTGGCCCGCCGGGTGCACCGGGTAACCGCCGTTGACTACGCCGCCGCCATGCTGGCCGAACTGAGCAAGGAACAGCAGCGCCAGGGCCTTAACAACATCCGCCCCGTCCAGGCAGCCTGGGAGGATGACTGGGAGAAACTGGCCATAGAGGCCCACGACGTGGTCATCGCCTCCCGTTCCCTGGCGGTGGACGACCTGGAGGGGGCGTTAAAAAAGATGGACCGCTTCAGCAAATGCCTGGCCATCATCGGCGACCGGGTGGGGGCCGGCCCCTTCGACCCGGAACTCTTTGCCGCCCTGGGCCGCCCCTTCGACCCCGGCCCGGATTATATCTACACCCTCAACATCCTCTACCGACTGGGTATCCACGCCAAGGTGGACTTCATCATCCTCGACCACGAACGAATTTATCCGGATCGGCAACGGGCCATCGACTCCCTGCTCTGGATGATCCCGGCCGAAGAACCCCTTTCCCCCGAAGAACAGCACCGCCTGGAGGAGTACGCAGACGCCCGCCTGCACCCCAAGCCGGACGGCCGCCTGGCCCTGCGCCGCGACACCCCCTCCCAGTGGGCCCTTATCCATTGGGAAAAAAACCAGGCCTCCGCGCATGGACGGGGGCCGCGAAGCCCGGTGCAACAACCAAAAATTTCAACGGATTCTCCCATAAAAAGCGGAGGCACCCGATGCGGATCATGA
- a CDS encoding class I SAM-dependent methyltransferase: protein MPNDPVLPPQAAEILANLQKTYQVELEPWNIREHQLRLLQVSDLAPLLGDKDPFEDVAGFPFWVKVWEAALVLADFMATQAPEPQGRVLELGAGLGLPGLAAAAAGHRVTLSDFEEHILDFQRVSAAASGVEQQVEHLLLDWLSPGELPQFSTIIGAEILFREEFFSPLLEIMDRFLAPGGTIYLAHDIRRQSVSPFLTRAEKEKNFTIAISQRRMRSNDSEHTIILSRLQKK from the coding sequence ATGCCAAACGACCCTGTTTTGCCCCCGCAAGCGGCCGAAATTCTGGCCAATTTACAAAAAACCTACCAGGTGGAACTGGAGCCGTGGAATATCCGGGAGCATCAGTTGCGCCTGCTTCAGGTCAGCGACCTGGCGCCGCTGCTGGGCGATAAGGACCCTTTTGAGGATGTCGCCGGCTTCCCTTTCTGGGTCAAGGTGTGGGAAGCGGCCCTGGTCCTGGCCGATTTCATGGCCACCCAGGCCCCCGAGCCGCAAGGCCGGGTGCTGGAGTTGGGGGCCGGGCTGGGCCTGCCGGGTTTGGCGGCGGCCGCCGCCGGCCACCGGGTAACCCTAAGCGACTTTGAGGAGCACATTCTTGATTTTCAACGGGTCAGCGCCGCCGCCAGCGGGGTGGAACAGCAAGTGGAGCACCTGCTGCTGGACTGGCTCAGCCCGGGTGAGTTGCCGCAGTTTTCCACCATCATCGGGGCGGAAATTCTCTTCCGGGAAGAGTTTTTCTCGCCCCTGCTGGAGATCATGGACCGCTTTCTGGCCCCCGGCGGCACCATTTACCTGGCCCACGACATCCGCCGCCAGAGTGTTTCCCCCTTCCTGACCAGGGCGGAAAAAGAGAAGAATTTCACCATTGCCATCAGCCAGCGGCGGATGCGGAGCAACGACAGCGAACACACCATCATCCTCAGCCGGTTACAAAAAAAATAA
- a CDS encoding TlpA family protein disulfide reductase gives MSRHLAPLPLLLFCLFALVLLTLPAVTGCSRSDGPVTSMPTFSLASAQDGRTIHSRDFAGKTLVVTFFATWCPPCRQEVPTLIALQNKYGDGDFSVLGISVDQGDTRTVRNFMNELGINYPVVMSDADTPRNFGDVFGIPTTFLIDRNGEIIQRFDGYVDIRILERELQSIL, from the coding sequence ATGTCGCGCCACCTTGCCCCCCTGCCCCTGTTGCTGTTTTGCTTGTTCGCCCTGGTACTGCTGACCCTGCCTGCTGTCACCGGTTGCTCCCGCAGCGACGGTCCGGTTACCAGCATGCCGACTTTTTCCCTTGCTTCCGCCCAGGACGGCCGCACCATTCACAGCCGCGATTTTGCCGGCAAAACTCTGGTGGTGACTTTTTTCGCCACCTGGTGCCCGCCTTGTCGGCAGGAAGTACCCACCTTGATCGCCCTGCAGAACAAGTACGGCGATGGTGACTTTTCGGTGCTGGGCATTTCGGTGGACCAGGGAGACACCCGGACGGTTCGCAACTTCATGAACGAACTGGGCATCAACTACCCGGTGGTGATGAGCGATGCCGACACCCCGCGTAACTTCGGCGACGTTTTCGGGATTCCCACTACTTTTCTCATCGATCGCAACGGCGAGATCATCCAGCGTTTCGACGGTTACGTGGATATTCGCATCCTGGAACGCGAGCTGCAAAGTATCCTGTAA
- a CDS encoding ATP-binding protein, with protein sequence MKVMRKIIEIDENLCDGCGQCVPDCAEGALEIVDGKARLVAEKYCDGLGACLGACPTGALKVIERQADDFDEAAVEELLAAQKAQAEAAPAPADTMACGCASSHIQSFGPTVSPCQAANQPRAMTNAPPVPAAYAGAEAESSALTHWPIQIRLVPPEAPFLKGADLLVAADCVPVAHPAFNRELLPGKTVLLGCPKFDDAESYVAKFSEIFRTAGIKSITVAIMEVPCCGSMRGIIQAAQQRAGTAIPVEEVVIGVRGNRL encoded by the coding sequence ATGAAAGTAATGCGTAAAATAATCGAGATTGACGAAAACCTCTGCGACGGTTGCGGCCAGTGCGTGCCCGACTGCGCCGAAGGGGCTCTGGAAATCGTTGACGGCAAGGCCCGGCTGGTGGCGGAGAAGTACTGCGACGGCCTGGGCGCCTGCCTGGGAGCCTGTCCCACCGGGGCCTTGAAAGTGATCGAGCGCCAGGCCGACGACTTCGACGAAGCGGCGGTGGAAGAGTTGCTGGCCGCCCAAAAGGCCCAGGCCGAAGCGGCCCCCGCGCCGGCTGATACCATGGCCTGCGGTTGCGCCTCTTCGCATATCCAGAGCTTTGGCCCGACCGTCTCACCTTGCCAGGCGGCCAACCAGCCCCGAGCCATGACCAATGCGCCGCCGGTACCGGCGGCCTACGCCGGCGCCGAGGCCGAGTCCTCCGCCCTCACCCACTGGCCGATCCAGATTCGTTTGGTGCCGCCCGAGGCGCCTTTTTTGAAAGGGGCCGACCTGCTGGTGGCCGCCGACTGCGTGCCGGTGGCACACCCCGCTTTCAACCGGGAGCTGTTGCCGGGCAAGACGGTGCTGCTGGGTTGCCCCAAGTTCGACGACGCCGAATCCTACGTGGCGAAGTTCAGCGAAATTTTTCGCACCGCCGGGATCAAGAGCATCACCGTGGCCATCATGGAAGTACCCTGCTGCGGCAGCATGCGCGGCATTATCCAGGCCGCCCAGCAGCGGGCCGGCACGGCCATTCCGGTGGAAGAGGTGGTGATCGGGGTGAGAGGCAACCGGCTGTAA
- a CDS encoding HD domain-containing protein: MQCPGQDSRFWDGSAVFETTCEKCGAELEFFKDDAKRVCKSCGHRMLNPKMDFGCASYCPYAEQCLGELPPELLKKKQEELVDKVAVAVKKLYGDDFKRIGHAGRVANRAAELAADTEGANPAVVRLAAYLHDLYQPAAEAAEQGQATAEIRQLLADAGANTGLVEEICHAVESLHQTTTDNADDKEININLQILHQAHRAAEEQH; this comes from the coding sequence ATGCAATGCCCCGGACAGGATAGCCGTTTTTGGGACGGTAGCGCGGTTTTTGAAACCACCTGCGAGAAGTGCGGCGCCGAGTTGGAGTTTTTCAAGGATGACGCCAAGCGGGTCTGCAAGAGTTGCGGCCACCGGATGCTCAACCCCAAGATGGACTTCGGCTGTGCCTCTTACTGCCCCTACGCCGAACAATGCCTGGGCGAGCTGCCACCGGAGTTGCTGAAAAAGAAACAGGAAGAGTTGGTGGACAAGGTGGCGGTGGCGGTCAAGAAGCTTTATGGCGACGATTTTAAACGTATCGGTCATGCCGGGCGGGTGGCCAACCGGGCCGCCGAACTGGCCGCCGACACGGAGGGAGCCAACCCGGCGGTGGTACGGTTGGCCGCTTATCTGCACGACCTTTATCAACCGGCGGCCGAAGCAGCCGAACAGGGCCAAGCCACTGCGGAAATCCGGCAACTGCTGGCCGACGCCGGGGCCAATACCGGCCTGGTGGAAGAAATCTGCCACGCCGTGGAGTCCCTGCATCAAACGACGACCGACAACGCCGACGACAAGGAGATCAACATCAACCTGCAAATTCTGCATCAGGCCCACCGGGCGGCGGAAGAACAACATTAA